The Quercus lobata isolate SW786 chromosome 9, ValleyOak3.0 Primary Assembly, whole genome shotgun sequence region CGatgaaatccacctccaccatgTCCGAACCTGTTTGTATGAGCAGTCTGATCTGGCCCTTTGGAGTAACGGTCTTCCCTTCGAAACTTACTAGAGGGGAATCGTATGCCGTTAAGTCCTCAGGTTTTaaattcagccccttgtataggttggggtacattacttccacaGCACTGCCCTGATCTACTAGCACTCTCCTCACATCATATCCTCCAATCCTGAGCGTGACAACCAGAGCATCATCGTAGGGTTGGATGGTTCTGACCTTATCTTCATCCGAGAAGCCTAGCATGGGTGAGGCTATCTTCTTGGCCTTTTTGGACTCTCGATCGTCATGTTCGGCGGGAAGCCGAGCTACAGACATTACTCTAGAAGGACAAGAGCCGGTCCTTCCCAGGGTGGCAAGAATGATATTTATCGTGCCTATAGGAGGTCTTAATGAGGTGTCCCTCCATGTCTCAATATTCGCCTGTCCTTGTCAACCACTCGAATGATGTAGGAGGTGACTTAATTTTCCC contains the following coding sequences:
- the LOC115961649 gene encoding uncharacterized protein LOC115961649 → MSVARLPAEHDDRESKKAKKIASPMLGFSDEDKVRTIQPYDDALVVTLRIGGYDVRRVLVDQGSAVEVMYPNLYKGLNLKPEDLTAYDSPLVSFEGKTVTPKGQIRLLIQTGSDMVEVDFIVVEAYSPYTAIVVRPWLHALGAVSSTLHQKVKYPLEGQVKEIMGD